A region from the Streptomyces tsukubensis genome encodes:
- the pdxR gene encoding MocR-like pyridoxine biosynthesis transcription factor PdxR yields the protein MAPNETGAERPGHPGGERGPEPGATPSPGGGFAWELLLPAAAAPARRRGRTLQSALRDAVRSGRLAPGTRLPSSRELAADLGVSRGLITEAYEQLTAEGYLRSGRGSGTWVGEAVRPGGSPAPGPVPERPSPVVDFRPGKPDLSLFPRAAWAAAQRTVLGSLPHRALSYPDPRGLPGLRSALAALLTRRRGVVADPDRLVVCSGVTQATTLLGLVLHGHGERSVGVEDPGSPVHGPVFDACGLRMTALPLDGEGLAMEPLRRSGVRTVMTTPSHQFPTGIAYSARRRTELLDWARSVSGLVVEDDYDGDFRYDRAPVGALQGLDPDRVAYTGSVSKSLAPGLRMGWLLVPGQLVDEVVERKRTIDLGNPALDQAVMAHFVERGDYDRQLRRCQRAYRERRDVLVGALAEHFPGTEVRGIAAGLHIIARLPRRYGPEGRFVAAAREAGVALRTLAEHEMSAAGPDPAEGVRLVLGYAHLAPSEIVRGVALLAAGVPGR from the coding sequence ATGGCCCCGAACGAGACCGGCGCGGAGCGCCCGGGACACCCCGGCGGAGAACGGGGTCCGGAGCCCGGTGCGACCCCTTCGCCGGGCGGTGGATTCGCCTGGGAGCTGCTGCTTCCGGCGGCCGCCGCGCCCGCCCGGCGGCGCGGGCGCACCCTGCAGTCGGCGCTCCGGGACGCCGTGCGGTCGGGTCGGCTCGCCCCCGGCACGCGGCTGCCCTCCAGCCGGGAACTCGCCGCCGACCTGGGCGTTTCACGGGGGCTGATCACCGAGGCGTACGAGCAGTTGACGGCCGAGGGCTATCTCCGCAGCGGCCGCGGTTCGGGCACCTGGGTGGGGGAAGCGGTGCGTCCGGGCGGTTCGCCGGCCCCCGGGCCCGTACCGGAACGGCCGTCGCCGGTGGTGGACTTCCGGCCGGGCAAACCGGATCTTTCGCTGTTTCCGCGGGCGGCGTGGGCTGCGGCGCAGCGGACCGTCCTCGGCTCGCTGCCGCACCGCGCGCTGAGCTACCCGGACCCGCGGGGGCTGCCGGGGCTGCGGTCCGCGCTGGCGGCGCTGCTGACCCGGCGGCGTGGGGTGGTCGCGGACCCGGACCGGCTGGTGGTGTGCTCGGGCGTCACTCAGGCCACGACCCTGCTGGGACTGGTCCTGCACGGGCACGGGGAGCGGAGCGTCGGGGTGGAGGATCCCGGGAGCCCGGTGCACGGTCCGGTGTTCGACGCCTGCGGGCTGCGGATGACGGCGCTGCCGCTGGACGGCGAGGGGCTGGCGATGGAGCCGCTGCGGCGCAGTGGCGTACGGACGGTGATGACCACGCCATCGCACCAGTTCCCCACCGGGATCGCCTATTCGGCGCGGCGCAGGACGGAGCTGCTCGACTGGGCGCGGTCGGTGTCCGGGCTGGTCGTGGAGGACGACTACGACGGTGACTTCCGCTACGACCGGGCGCCGGTGGGCGCGCTCCAGGGGCTGGACCCGGACCGGGTGGCCTATACCGGGTCGGTCAGCAAATCGCTGGCGCCGGGGCTGCGGATGGGCTGGCTGCTGGTGCCGGGGCAGTTGGTCGACGAGGTGGTGGAGCGGAAGCGGACGATCGACCTCGGCAATCCCGCGCTGGATCAGGCGGTGATGGCGCATTTCGTGGAGCGCGGTGACTACGACCGGCAGTTGCGGCGCTGTCAGCGTGCTTACCGGGAGCGGCGGGATGTGCTGGTGGGCGCGCTGGCCGAGCACTTCCCGGGCACCGAGGTGAGGGGGATCGCGGCGGGGCTGCACATCATTGCGCGGCTGCCGCGGCGGTACGGGCCGGAGGGCCGGTTCGTGGCGGCGGCGCGGGAGGCGGGGGTGGCCCTGCGGACGCTGGCGGAGCACGAGATGTCGGCGGCGGGGCCGGATCCGGCGGAGGGGGTACGGCTGGTGCTGGGGTATGCGCATCTGGCGCCGTCGGAGATCGTGCGGGGGGTCGCGCTGCTGGCGGCGGGTGTGCCGGGGCGGTAG
- a CDS encoding SWIM zinc finger family protein — protein sequence MTRSVQALAYARPSALRSGADGSLLGLETSGGLTPAGAEDSPTFFSGFLDSPQTAARGLLAVADVAAARYVRPELRRLLDPVVTGNGDRLRFESFSGCCGVYARLDVLREGLGGAETGRGTTNVDVNDPLRNALSRMTGDSPLHLRVGPGEMAVTTLDGSVVEKKVPLPDRWLRGFAEAQVATAGFDLRAELSAAEAVRFLRSLPRSRAGGSSRGAMWVVPSGRTLRPTSRPVAGAVCLPGPERLEAFGRVLRQATALRVYGPAAVDGTPVPTAWEVALPGMRLTLTLSPDAWRGFSGEGGVLESLSEEEAEQDADLLSVLLAWEPEIDPAELAERSGLPVARVRAGLVRLGTSGRVGYDVADAAYFHRELPYDARRVERHNPRLVAARELIAAGAVALDPDGVSAAVTSAERTYRIRDAGGRLRCTCAWWAEHQGGRGPCKHALAVRMARRGADTGQESGRETETGTGAGTGAGRVEGRGAAR from the coding sequence ATGACGCGATCAGTGCAGGCACTCGCCTACGCCCGGCCCTCCGCGCTCCGTTCCGGTGCGGACGGGAGCCTCCTCGGGCTGGAGACTTCGGGCGGGCTCACCCCGGCCGGGGCGGAGGACAGTCCGACGTTCTTCTCCGGTTTCCTCGACTCGCCGCAGACGGCGGCGCGCGGGCTGCTGGCCGTGGCCGATGTGGCGGCCGCCCGCTATGTGCGGCCGGAGCTGCGGCGGCTGCTCGATCCGGTGGTGACGGGGAACGGGGACCGGCTGCGGTTCGAGTCGTTCTCCGGGTGCTGCGGGGTGTACGCCCGGCTGGACGTGCTGCGGGAGGGGCTGGGCGGGGCGGAGACGGGTCGCGGGACGACCAATGTGGACGTCAACGATCCGCTGCGGAACGCACTGTCGCGGATGACCGGTGACAGCCCGCTGCATCTGCGGGTGGGTCCGGGGGAGATGGCGGTCACCACTTTGGACGGCTCGGTGGTGGAGAAGAAGGTTCCGCTGCCGGACCGCTGGCTGCGGGGGTTCGCCGAGGCGCAGGTGGCGACGGCCGGATTCGATCTGCGGGCGGAGCTGTCGGCGGCGGAGGCGGTGCGGTTCCTGCGGTCGCTGCCCCGGTCCCGGGCCGGGGGGTCGTCGCGGGGGGCGATGTGGGTGGTCCCGTCGGGGCGGACGCTGCGGCCGACGAGCCGGCCGGTGGCGGGCGCGGTGTGTCTGCCGGGGCCTGAGCGTCTGGAGGCGTTCGGGCGGGTGCTGCGGCAGGCGACGGCCCTGCGGGTGTACGGTCCCGCGGCCGTCGACGGCACCCCGGTGCCGACGGCGTGGGAGGTGGCGCTGCCGGGCATGCGGCTGACGCTGACCCTCTCCCCCGATGCCTGGCGCGGCTTCTCCGGGGAGGGCGGGGTGCTGGAGTCGCTGTCGGAGGAGGAGGCCGAGCAGGACGCGGATCTGCTGTCGGTGCTGCTGGCCTGGGAGCCGGAGATCGACCCGGCGGAGCTGGCGGAACGCTCCGGGCTGCCGGTGGCGCGGGTCCGCGCGGGCCTGGTGCGGCTGGGGACCTCGGGGCGGGTGGGGTACGACGTGGCGGACGCCGCGTACTTCCACCGGGAGCTGCCCTATGACGCCCGGCGGGTGGAGCGGCACAATCCGCGGCTCGTCGCCGCCCGGGAACTGATCGCCGCGGGGGCGGTGGCGCTGGACCCGGACGGTGTGTCGGCCGCGGTGACGTCCGCCGAGCGCACCTATCGGATACGGGACGCGGGCGGGCGGCTGCGCTGCACCTGCGCCTGGTGGGCCGAGCACCAGGGGGGCCGGGGGCCGTGCAAGCACGCACTCGCGGTGCGGATGGCCCGCCGCGGCGCGGACACGGGCCAGGAGTCGGGCAGGGAAACGGAAACAGGGACCGGCGCTGGCACGGGTGCCGGCCGGGTCGAGGGGCGGGGAGCGGCGCGATGA
- a CDS encoding DUF7824 domain-containing protein: protein MTELMQAVRKGWSDKVPGLLEPLGPAERKEVLAELKKLRKELRDWDWREWGKRVSVARAVLVAGAGCLPGPAAAAAWIGARELQLGQSGPPKLLMSVLEHRDDDFLGKLAHRLAARSGLTDSDALLIDALVQRSGCPLPTADGFVNGWVELVTRQGDKAVRRLWADPRASVLAVRIFETPRIPPQVFRYPHHDPKGPWAAGLAALPEHGVVERSVLLDACVARLLRGGRPRESAFALAVLRALAPDGEECRSRVPDWLGLVADGVPSVAGHAQKLLTELAGQGQLSEESLVSMAEAVLFRPEKALVRSQLVLVDRELRKRPEAAAALLPVVGEAFGHADTDVQERAVKLVARHLAAAGDGVREELAAAAERLSPSQRTAARFLFGDDENEASAEAYEEFLPAPAVAQPLAPAPGSVAELVEELVVIMRSGEQTVNFERVFDGMVRLGAQDPRVLGKAVREAMPTFWWVDGSPGVLSSPRRLEGYFGRSTPDIAYLAVALAMDPVVPDLLVDRSKPKGSCPHKALEAVLTARLREAGHRVWTDPMPFLLATPTRTTGALDPLVLVERLREYGRLGARPGPADFGQALLRVPRGGAEAAAEAAAGLGTPEGDRLAAWLRGEGPRLPGLVPRSRGRRKDREAEEPAGEGQQVAPRGRFGNVREQLAVRREFPRAFHWLGRDMELGKSCGTWSRWQPYWAFVLPYEREVLADWLHDPMVKGVEWESRDVAAALPVLAEAEGAHGHAGHDGPAGHRLHRVVGVGMGSAVADDRLAAVDALLMLAARGQLDHRVLGLELADLVNHGVVMPTRIADALHTAASGGAYATVWSVIGPALPGLIRSVPVNRGLGRILAIAAECAERSLPAGVGEIPGLAELAARKGTSQAVVQAGRLRRALSAAPGSTDTPPGGTTH from the coding sequence ATGACGGAACTGATGCAGGCGGTCCGCAAGGGGTGGTCGGACAAGGTGCCGGGGCTGCTGGAGCCGCTGGGCCCGGCGGAGCGGAAGGAAGTGCTGGCGGAGCTGAAGAAGCTCCGGAAGGAACTGCGCGACTGGGACTGGCGGGAGTGGGGCAAGCGGGTCTCGGTGGCCCGGGCGGTGCTGGTGGCGGGCGCGGGCTGTCTGCCGGGACCGGCGGCCGCCGCCGCGTGGATCGGGGCCCGGGAACTGCAGCTCGGCCAGTCGGGGCCGCCGAAGCTGCTGATGAGCGTGCTGGAGCACCGGGACGACGACTTCCTGGGGAAGCTGGCGCACCGGCTGGCCGCCCGGTCCGGACTGACGGACAGTGACGCGCTGCTCATCGACGCGCTGGTGCAGAGGTCCGGCTGTCCGCTGCCGACGGCCGACGGGTTCGTCAACGGCTGGGTGGAGCTGGTGACCCGGCAGGGCGACAAGGCCGTCCGGAGGTTGTGGGCGGACCCGCGGGCGTCCGTGCTGGCCGTACGGATCTTCGAGACGCCGCGGATTCCCCCTCAGGTGTTCCGTTATCCGCACCATGATCCGAAGGGCCCCTGGGCGGCCGGGCTCGCCGCGCTGCCGGAGCACGGGGTGGTGGAGCGGTCGGTGCTGCTCGACGCGTGTGTGGCCAGGCTGCTGCGCGGGGGGCGGCCGCGGGAGTCGGCGTTCGCGCTCGCCGTGCTGCGGGCGCTGGCGCCCGACGGGGAGGAGTGCCGCTCCAGGGTGCCGGACTGGCTGGGTCTGGTCGCAGACGGTGTTCCGTCCGTGGCGGGCCATGCCCAGAAGCTGCTGACGGAGCTGGCCGGGCAGGGGCAGCTGTCGGAGGAGTCGCTGGTGTCGATGGCGGAGGCCGTGCTGTTCCGGCCGGAGAAGGCGCTGGTGCGTTCGCAGTTGGTGCTGGTCGACCGGGAGCTGAGGAAGCGGCCGGAGGCGGCAGCGGCGCTGCTCCCGGTGGTCGGTGAGGCCTTCGGCCATGCGGACACCGATGTGCAGGAGCGGGCCGTGAAGCTGGTGGCCCGTCATCTCGCGGCCGCCGGGGACGGGGTGCGCGAGGAGCTCGCAGCGGCGGCGGAGCGGCTGAGTCCGTCGCAGCGGACGGCGGCCCGCTTCCTCTTCGGCGACGACGAGAACGAGGCATCGGCGGAGGCGTACGAGGAGTTCCTCCCGGCTCCCGCGGTGGCGCAGCCCCTGGCCCCGGCGCCCGGCTCGGTGGCCGAGCTGGTCGAGGAGCTGGTGGTGATCATGCGCTCCGGGGAGCAGACCGTGAACTTCGAGCGGGTCTTCGACGGTATGGTCCGGCTCGGCGCACAGGATCCGCGGGTGCTGGGCAAGGCGGTGAGGGAGGCGATGCCCACCTTCTGGTGGGTCGACGGTTCCCCGGGGGTGCTGTCGTCTCCCCGGCGGCTGGAGGGGTACTTCGGCCGGAGCACCCCGGATATCGCTTACCTGGCGGTCGCGTTGGCGATGGATCCGGTCGTGCCGGATCTGCTGGTGGACCGTTCGAAGCCGAAGGGGTCCTGTCCGCACAAGGCCCTGGAGGCGGTGCTGACGGCCCGGCTGCGGGAGGCGGGGCACCGGGTCTGGACGGACCCGATGCCGTTCCTGCTGGCGACGCCGACCCGGACCACCGGCGCGCTGGATCCGCTGGTGCTCGTGGAGCGGCTGCGGGAGTACGGCCGGCTCGGCGCGCGGCCCGGGCCCGCGGACTTCGGGCAGGCGCTGCTCCGGGTCCCCCGGGGCGGGGCGGAGGCGGCTGCGGAAGCGGCTGCCGGGCTGGGCACCCCCGAGGGCGACCGGCTCGCCGCCTGGCTGCGCGGGGAAGGGCCCCGGCTTCCGGGGCTCGTCCCCCGCTCCCGCGGCCGCAGGAAGGACCGGGAGGCCGAGGAGCCCGCCGGGGAGGGGCAGCAGGTGGCCCCCCGGGGCAGATTCGGCAATGTCCGGGAGCAGCTGGCGGTCAGGCGTGAGTTCCCCCGTGCCTTCCACTGGCTGGGGCGGGACATGGAGCTGGGCAAGAGCTGCGGCACCTGGTCGCGGTGGCAGCCGTACTGGGCCTTCGTCCTGCCGTACGAGCGGGAGGTCCTCGCGGACTGGCTGCACGACCCGATGGTGAAGGGCGTCGAGTGGGAGAGCCGGGATGTGGCCGCGGCCCTGCCGGTGCTCGCGGAGGCGGAGGGCGCCCATGGACACGCCGGGCACGACGGGCCCGCCGGGCACCGGCTGCACCGGGTGGTGGGCGTCGGCATGGGGTCCGCGGTGGCCGACGACCGGCTGGCGGCGGTGGACGCGCTGCTGATGCTGGCGGCCCGCGGGCAGCTCGATCACCGCGTACTGGGCCTGGAGCTGGCCGATCTGGTGAATCATGGAGTGGTGATGCCGACCCGGATCGCCGACGCGCTGCATACGGCCGCATCGGGCGGAGCGTATGCGACGGTCTGGTCCGTGATCGGTCCGGCGCTGCCCGGACTGATCCGTTCCGTCCCGGTGAACCGGGGCCTCGGGCGGATCCTCGCGATTGCGGCGGAGTGCGCGGAGCGCAGCCTTCCGGCGGGGGTCGGGGAGATACCCGGCCTGGCGGAGCTGGCCGCCCGGAAGGGCACCTCCCAGGCGGTGGTGCAGGCCGGGCGTCTGCGCCGGGCGCTCTCCGCCGCACCGGGTTCGACGGACACCCCTCCAGGGGGCACAACCCACTGA
- a CDS encoding GNAT family N-acetyltransferase — protein sequence MTDVTSSKSARRPHHWRRELVELAAVFTAVAVVDMVAKLIAYTPDGPFLLLAAAVAFLATAGFHIWWARRHSLRPEPPGVPETGTVTGSAVRSGSGPAPGRVPGAGDHGTPAADGPANTPDDPGASAEQPVPEETVLRRLRTTVRDEPGSLAALCGALADLRADVVSLQTHPLAQGTVDEFLLRTPASLPVERLREAVVAAGGTDVWTEHADAHDLVDTPTRVLELATRTALDAAELPLALRRLLGRCTIRSRPAVTAAGRPDGDPPPVEGVLEGTVIKLRDPRGGTITVERHHLPFTPAEFARARALMELDARLGPRTPDGADVLTLPRGEEIVVRRADQDDLAAAKEMQARCSDRTLRLRYHGPAGDAHRYLDHLLNPRHGRTLAVETSSGLLVGLGHLLWDGDETEVALLVEDDWQRRGIGSELLKRLVALARDSGSRGVYAVTQSSNTAMVAAMRGLQLPLDYQVEEGTLVITARPEPAEADLRCLHDRAGR from the coding sequence ATGACTGATGTGACCTCTTCAAAGAGCGCCCGCCGCCCCCACCACTGGCGGCGGGAACTCGTCGAACTTGCCGCCGTCTTCACCGCGGTGGCGGTCGTCGACATGGTCGCCAAGCTGATCGCATACACCCCCGACGGTCCGTTTTTACTGCTGGCGGCCGCCGTGGCCTTCCTGGCCACGGCCGGATTCCACATCTGGTGGGCCCGGCGTCACAGCCTCCGGCCCGAGCCTCCGGGGGTGCCCGAAACGGGCACCGTCACCGGCAGCGCGGTGCGCTCGGGCAGTGGTCCCGCTCCGGGCCGGGTTCCCGGTGCCGGGGACCACGGCACCCCGGCGGCGGACGGCCCCGCGAACACCCCCGACGATCCCGGGGCGTCCGCGGAGCAGCCGGTTCCGGAGGAGACCGTTCTGCGGCGGCTCCGGACCACCGTCCGCGACGAGCCGGGCAGTCTGGCCGCGCTCTGCGGCGCCCTGGCCGATCTCCGGGCGGACGTCGTCTCCCTCCAGACCCATCCCCTCGCACAGGGCACCGTGGACGAGTTCCTGCTGCGCACCCCCGCCTCCCTGCCGGTCGAACGGCTGCGGGAGGCCGTCGTCGCGGCAGGCGGTACGGATGTGTGGACCGAACACGCCGACGCCCACGATCTGGTGGACACCCCCACCCGGGTACTCGAACTCGCCACCCGGACCGCACTCGACGCGGCCGAGCTGCCGCTGGCGCTCCGCCGCCTTCTGGGCCGCTGCACGATCCGGTCCCGTCCCGCCGTCACCGCGGCGGGGCGCCCGGACGGGGATCCGCCCCCGGTGGAAGGGGTGCTGGAGGGGACCGTCATCAAGCTGCGCGATCCCCGGGGCGGCACGATCACCGTGGAGCGCCACCATCTCCCCTTCACCCCGGCCGAGTTCGCCCGGGCCCGGGCGCTCATGGAGCTGGACGCCCGGCTGGGCCCCCGCACCCCGGACGGGGCGGACGTCCTCACCCTGCCCCGGGGCGAGGAGATCGTGGTGCGCCGCGCCGACCAGGACGATCTGGCGGCCGCCAAGGAGATGCAGGCCCGGTGCTCCGACCGGACGCTGCGGCTGCGCTACCACGGTCCGGCCGGTGACGCCCACCGCTATCTCGACCATCTGCTGAACCCCCGGCACGGCCGCACGCTCGCCGTGGAAACCTCCTCCGGTCTTCTGGTCGGCCTCGGGCATCTGCTCTGGGACGGCGACGAGACCGAGGTGGCGCTGCTGGTGGAGGACGACTGGCAGCGCCGGGGCATCGGCTCGGAACTGCTGAAGCGGCTGGTGGCGCTGGCCCGGGATTCCGGTTCCCGGGGTGTGTACGCGGTGACCCAGTCGTCGAACACGGCGATGGTCGCGGCCATGCGGGGGCTGCAGCTCCCCCTGGACTACCAGGTGGAGGAGGGCACCCTGGTGATCACGGCCCGGCCCGAACCGGCCGAGGCGGACCTCCGGTGCCTCCACGACCGCGCGGGACGCTGA
- a CDS encoding DUF885 domain-containing protein: MSDTASILLPRQVADAYLDELIALDPITGTYLGVPESADRLPDFSPAGQEERAVLARRTLARLDEAEKQPAAKSDAERRCGRLLRERLTAELAVHDAEEGLRALSILASPAHLVRTVFTVTATATADDWAAVARRLNAVPAALESYRAALQEGLDRKLYAGPRATATMITHMTEWLGTDRNWFEEFAADGPESLRAELTDAARAAGGALAALRDWMRDVYAPAVADAPDIVGRERYARWSRYYNGTDLDLDEAYAYGWAEYHRILAEMRTEAAKILPDAGPWEALAHLDVHGRHIEGVDEVREWLQGLMDQAIEALDGTHFELAERVRRVESRIAPAGSAAAPYYTGPSEDFSRPGQTWLPTMGETRFPVYDLVSTWYHEGVPGHHLQIAQWAHVADRLSRYQATVGGVSANCEGWALYAERLMDELGFLTDAEQRLGYLDAQMMRACRVIVDIGMHLELEIPADSPFHPGELWTPELAQEFFGNHSGRPADFVESELTRYLSTPGQAIGYKLGERAWLLGRDRARAARGDAFDAKAWHMAALSQGSLGLDDLVDELSKL, encoded by the coding sequence ATGTCAGACACCGCCAGCATTCTGCTGCCCCGTCAGGTCGCCGACGCCTACCTCGACGAGCTCATCGCCCTCGACCCGATCACCGGCACCTACCTCGGAGTTCCCGAGAGCGCGGACCGACTGCCCGACTTCTCCCCCGCGGGCCAGGAGGAGCGGGCCGTGCTCGCCCGCAGGACCCTCGCCCGCCTCGACGAGGCCGAGAAACAGCCCGCGGCGAAGAGCGACGCGGAGCGGCGCTGCGGACGGCTCCTCCGGGAGCGGCTCACCGCCGAACTCGCCGTGCACGACGCCGAGGAGGGCCTGCGTGCGCTGAGCATCCTGGCCTCGCCCGCGCATCTGGTGCGGACGGTGTTCACGGTGACCGCGACGGCGACCGCGGACGACTGGGCCGCCGTCGCACGACGGCTCAACGCCGTCCCGGCCGCCCTGGAGAGCTACCGCGCCGCCCTCCAGGAGGGGCTGGACCGCAAGCTGTACGCGGGACCGCGCGCCACCGCGACCATGATCACCCATATGACCGAGTGGCTCGGGACGGACCGCAACTGGTTCGAGGAGTTCGCCGCGGACGGGCCCGAATCCCTCCGCGCGGAGCTGACGGATGCTGCCAGGGCCGCGGGCGGCGCCCTGGCCGCACTCCGGGACTGGATGCGCGACGTCTACGCCCCGGCGGTGGCCGACGCCCCGGACATCGTGGGCCGTGAGCGCTATGCCCGCTGGTCGCGCTATTACAACGGCACCGACCTCGACCTCGACGAGGCGTACGCGTACGGCTGGGCCGAGTACCACCGCATCCTGGCCGAGATGCGGACCGAGGCAGCGAAGATCCTGCCCGATGCGGGCCCCTGGGAGGCGCTCGCCCATCTCGATGTGCACGGCCGTCATATCGAGGGCGTCGACGAGGTCCGGGAATGGCTCCAGGGCCTGATGGACCAGGCCATCGAGGCGCTGGACGGCACCCACTTCGAACTCGCCGAACGGGTGCGCCGGGTGGAGTCGCGGATCGCGCCCGCAGGCAGCGCCGCCGCCCCGTACTACACCGGCCCCTCGGAGGACTTCTCCCGCCCCGGGCAGACCTGGCTGCCGACCATGGGCGAGACCCGGTTCCCCGTCTACGACCTGGTGTCCACCTGGTACCACGAGGGCGTGCCCGGCCACCACCTCCAGATCGCCCAGTGGGCGCACGTCGCCGACCGGCTCTCCCGCTACCAGGCCACGGTCGGCGGAGTCAGCGCCAACTGCGAGGGCTGGGCGCTCTACGCGGAGCGGCTCATGGACGAGCTGGGTTTCCTCACCGACGCCGAGCAGCGGCTCGGATATCTGGATGCGCAGATGATGCGGGCCTGCCGGGTCATCGTCGACATCGGAATGCACCTGGAGCTGGAGATCCCGGCGGACTCCCCGTTCCACCCCGGTGAGCTGTGGACCCCCGAACTGGCCCAGGAGTTCTTCGGCAATCACAGCGGCCGGCCCGCGGATTTCGTCGAGAGCGAGCTGACCCGCTATCTCTCCACCCCGGGCCAGGCCATCGGCTACAAGCTCGGCGAGCGGGCGTGGCTGCTGGGGCGGGACCGGGCACGCGCGGCGCGGGGTGACGCCTTCGACGCCAAGGCCTGGCACATGGCCGCACTCTCCCAGGGCTCCCTCGGCCTCGACGACCTGGTCGACGAGTTGTCGAAGCTCTGA
- a CDS encoding SDR family oxidoreductase, giving the protein MPTLPHPEPSALRRDPLPLRGRFALVTGASRRDGIGYAVARRLAAYGAGVYLHHHVPHDEAKPWGADPGGPEALAEGVRAALGDPGAPVFHGPADLSDPAAPARLVAAAAEAFGGRLDIVVANHALSGHDGTLDTIDAEMLDAHFAVDARSVLLLVQAFARLRAGLPHRTPGGRVVMMTSGQDIAGGMPGELAYALAKGSLASVTRSLATHLAQLAVTVNTVNPGPVDTGYLEGEVHRSVAERFPAGRWGVPDDPARLIAWLATDEAEWITGEVINSEGGFRR; this is encoded by the coding sequence ATGCCCACACTTCCCCACCCCGAGCCCTCGGCCCTCCGTCGTGACCCGCTTCCCCTGCGCGGCCGCTTCGCCCTGGTGACCGGGGCCAGCCGGAGAGACGGCATCGGCTACGCCGTGGCCCGCAGGCTCGCCGCCTACGGCGCCGGGGTCTATCTGCACCACCACGTGCCGCACGACGAGGCCAAGCCGTGGGGCGCCGACCCCGGCGGCCCCGAGGCCCTGGCGGAAGGGGTCCGGGCCGCCCTCGGCGATCCCGGCGCCCCGGTCTTCCACGGCCCCGCCGATCTGTCCGATCCCGCCGCCCCGGCCCGGCTCGTCGCCGCCGCCGCCGAAGCCTTCGGCGGCAGGCTGGACATCGTCGTCGCCAACCACGCCCTCAGCGGCCACGACGGCACCCTCGACACGATCGACGCGGAGATGCTCGACGCGCATTTCGCCGTCGACGCCCGTTCGGTACTGCTCCTGGTCCAGGCCTTCGCCCGGCTGCGGGCCGGGCTGCCGCACCGGACGCCTGGTGGCCGGGTGGTGATGATGACCTCCGGCCAGGACATTGCGGGCGGTATGCCCGGTGAGCTGGCTTACGCCCTGGCCAAGGGCTCCCTGGCGTCCGTCACCCGTTCCCTCGCGACCCATCTGGCCCAACTGGCGGTAACCGTCAACACGGTCAACCCGGGCCCCGTGGACACCGGCTATCTGGAGGGCGAGGTCCATCGGTCGGTCGCGGAGCGGTTCCCGGCCGGACGCTGGGGCGTACCCGACGATCCCGCCAGGCTGATCGCCTGGCTCGCCACGGACGAGGCCGAGTGGATCACCGGTGAGGTCATCAACTCGGAGGGCGGCTTCCGCCGCTGA
- a CDS encoding rhodanese-like domain-containing protein — MNSASNTIAPAPSPAAPHSVLGVPPAAPAAAAAYFRASLVFHADVSDVAAALAAGGDPGFVVVDSRSGPAWDQGHVPGAIHLPNALIPEQAERLLDPAVPVVTYCWGPGCNGATRAALALAERGYRVKEMLGGFEYWAREGFAYETWEGDARRDPDPLTAPADGDDCGC, encoded by the coding sequence ATGAACAGCGCATCGAACACCATCGCCCCCGCCCCGTCCCCGGCCGCCCCCCACTCCGTGCTCGGGGTTCCTCCGGCGGCGCCCGCGGCGGCCGCCGCCTACTTCCGGGCGAGCCTGGTCTTCCACGCCGACGTCTCGGACGTCGCCGCCGCGCTGGCCGCGGGCGGCGACCCCGGGTTCGTGGTCGTCGACTCGCGCTCCGGCCCGGCCTGGGACCAGGGGCACGTTCCCGGCGCGATCCACCTGCCGAACGCGCTCATCCCCGAGCAGGCCGAGCGGCTGCTCGACCCGGCCGTCCCTGTCGTCACGTACTGCTGGGGCCCCGGCTGCAACGGCGCCACCCGGGCGGCCCTGGCCCTCGCCGAACGCGGCTACCGGGTCAAGGAGATGCTCGGCGGCTTCGAGTACTGGGCGCGGGAGGGCTTCGCGTACGAGACCTGGGAGGGCGACGCCCGCCGCGACCCCGACCCGCTGACCGCCCCGGCCGACGGCGACGACTGCGGCTGCTGA
- a CDS encoding Lrp/AsnC family transcriptional regulator, producing the protein MTEYSPDATDWRLLELLQRRGRAGFAELAREVSMSASAVTERVRRLEEAGVITGYGAMVDQRRLGLTITAFVRLRYPNGNYKPFHDLLDTTPEVLEAHHVTGDDCFVLKVAARDMEHLEHITGRIGALGSVTTSVVYSSPLPRRPLGR; encoded by the coding sequence ATGACTGAATATTCCCCGGACGCCACCGACTGGCGTCTGCTGGAGCTGCTCCAGCGCCGTGGCCGGGCCGGTTTCGCGGAGCTTGCGCGGGAGGTTTCCATGTCGGCGAGCGCAGTGACCGAGCGGGTCCGCAGGCTGGAGGAGGCCGGGGTCATCACGGGGTACGGCGCGATGGTGGACCAGCGCAGGCTGGGGCTGACGATCACCGCGTTCGTCCGGCTGCGCTATCCGAACGGCAACTACAAGCCGTTCCACGATCTGCTGGACACCACCCCCGAGGTGCTGGAGGCGCACCATGTCACGGGCGACGACTGCTTCGTGCTGAAGGTCGCCGCCCGGGACATGGAGCATCTGGAGCACATCACGGGCCGGATCGGGGCGCTGGGCTCGGTGACCACGAGCGTCGTCTACTCCTCCCCGCTCCCCCGGCGTCCGCTCGGCCGCTGA